The following coding sequences are from one Neurospora crassa OR74A linkage group I, whole genome shotgun sequence window:
- a CDS encoding nuclease S1: MKLSSVILSSSAFLAGGVSAWGGFGHITVAYVASNFVSNSTASYFQTLLRNDTSDYLANVATWADSIRYTKWGRWTGPLHYIDAKDSPPDSCGIIYERDCKPEGCVVSAIQNYTSRLLDQSLHVVERAQAAKFVIHFVGDIHQPLHTEDVEKGGNGISVFFDEKRFNLHHVWDSSIAEKIVTHKKQGVGRRPFPAAKKWADALAEEIREGQYKANSSDWVKGLELKEASEIALQWAIEGNEHVCTVVLPDGPEAIRDQELGGAYFEAAAPVVELQIAKAGYRLAAWLDLIVSGIEKNETISPPTLPKRPDVVTAEQKPMMLGDL; encoded by the exons ATGAAGCTATCATCAGTCATACTGagctcctccgccttcttagCCGGAGGGGTTTCAGCATGGGGAG gctTCGGACACATCACCGTCGCCTACGTCGCCAGCAACTTCGTCTCCAACTCCACCGCCTCCTATTTCCAAACCCTCCTGCGCAACGACACCTCTGACTACCTCGCCAACGTAGCCACCTGGGCCGACTCGATCCGGTACACCAAATGGGGTCGTTGGACGGGACCCCTGCACTACATCGACGCGAAGGACTCACCCCCCGATTCATGCGGCATCATCTACGAGCGTGACTGCAAACCCGAAGGTTGCGTGGTCAGCGCCATTCAAAACTACACCTCTCGCCTTTTGGACCAAAGCCTACACGTGGTCGAGCGCGCGCAGGCGGCCAAGTTCGTAATTCACTTTGTCGGGGACATCCACCAGCCGCTGCACACGGAGGACGTGGAGAAGGGGGGCAACGGGATCTCGGTGTTCTTTGATGAGAAGCGGTTCAACCTACACCATGTTTGGGACTCGAGCATTGCCGAGAAAATCGTTACGCACAAGAAGCAGGGTGTTGGGAGGAGGCCGTTTCCCGCGGCCAAGAAGTGGGCAGATGCGTTGGCGGAGGAGATCAGGGAGGGCCAGTACAAGGCGAATAGCAGTGATTGGGTGAAGGGGTTGGAGCTGAAGGAGGCGAGCGAGATTGCGCTGCAGTGGGCGATTGAGGGGAACGAGCATGTTTGCACTGTTG TCCTCCCCGATGGCCCCGAAGCTATCCGCGACCAGGAGCTCGGTGGTGCCTACTTCGAAGCCGCCGCCCCCGTCGTTGAGTTGCAGATCGCAAAGGCCGGCTACCGTCTGGCTGCCTGGCTCGATCTCATCGTCTCCGGTATTGAGAAGAACGAGACAATAAGCCCACCAACCCTACCAAAGCGGCCGGACGTTGTTACTGCGGAACAAAAGCCGATGATGTTGGGCGACCTATGA
- the gpr-6 gene encoding vacuolar membrane PQ loop repeat protein encodes MEALSKAPDVGEALSGVFGSVSLTAWICLLLPQLITNYKAKSADGLSMNFLIIWLLGDIANLLGALWTSLAPTAVALALYFCFADLVLIGQCSYYNAVNARRRSRIERHARSARHSSAETQETDTTAVEDPSEHDPLLDHEHPRRSRSDSTGLPGSHRRHSMRHRESTLDPLTRIVTGEDETPDSNPWLHNTLSLVAVWVVGAAGWFISYKMGAWDVEDGLPDGGDNTISQEPQAVIGMILGYFSAVCYLCARIPQIIKNYREKSCEGLALLFFLLSLTGNLTYGASVIAYSQERDYIVRALPWLLGSLGTMLEDLIIFAQFRLYSPQREPKTHHTA; translated from the exons ATGGAAGCCCTCTCCAAAGCGCCCGATGTGGGCGAGGCACTCTCGGGAGTGTTTGGAAGTGTCAGCTTGACGGCCTGGATATGTCTTTTG CTGCCACAACTGATTACAAACTACAAGGCCAAGAGCGCTGACGGCCTATCCATGAACTTCCTGATCATATGGCTTCTGGGCGACATAGCGAATCTGCTTG GCGCACTCTGGACAAGTTTGGCACCAACCGCTGTAGCACTTGCCTTGTATTTTTGTTTCGCCGACCTGGTCCTCATTGGCCAATGCAGCTACTACAACGCCGTTAacgcccgccgccgcagccgcatCGAAAGACATGCCCGAAGTGCACGACATTCCTCTGCCGAGACACAAGAAACCGACACAACGGCTGTAGAGGACCCTTCTGAGCACGACCCGTTGTTGGATCATGAGCACCCGCGTCGGTCGCGCAGCGATTCTACGGGATTGCCCGGCTCTCACCGTCGGCACTCGATGCGCCACAGGGAGAGCACTCTCGATCCATTGACCAGAATCGTCACAGGTGAAGACGAAACTCCTGACAGCAATCCTTGGCTGCACAACACCCTGAGCTTGGTAGCTGTTTGGGTCGTCGGCGCTGCAGGCTGGTTCATCAGCTACAAGATGGGTGCGTGGGACGTTGAGGATGGGTTACCCGATGGTGGAGACAACACGATTTCCCAAGAGCCACAGGCCGTCATTGGCATGATCCTGGGCTATTTCAGCGCCGTCTGTTACTTGTG CGCTCGAATCCCTCAGATCATCAAGAATTACCGTGAGAAGTCTTGCGAAGGTCTTGCCCTGTTGTTTTTCCTGCTCTCGCTCACGGGCAACCTCACATATGGAGCAAGCGTTATCGCCTACTCTCAGGAAAGAGACTATATTGTCAGAGCCCTCCCTTGGCTCCTGGGCTCGCTCGGTACTATGCTGGAAGACTTGATCATCTTTGCCCAGTTCAGACTCTACTCGCCGCAACGTGAGCCAAAGACGCATCATACCGCCTGA
- a CDS encoding tyrosinase produces MPSMARSLLFLVLAASSLVGATEKDAVHKLQQTGKANLELRLAKSSTCTKENLQIRREWGDISKAERREYIAAMLCLMSKPSQLDQTEYPGAKTRYDDFVAVHMNQTTTIHGTGSFLAWHRYFTWSFERVLREECGYTGSQPYWNWGKWASDPVKSPLFDGSDTSLSGNGLKVDHEDTDYYPAGPGGGCIYSGPFVNMTVRLGPLSPILKPAPAANPLPNGMGDNPRCVRRDITNYLSSRYTRTEDMVTLIADSPDILAFQDRLQAVTARPWEVEGTYNPAEHNGMPLMGIHASGHHTIGGDPGGDFYTSPNDPAFFNHHAGIDRTWAIWQWLDLENRTEQIAGGTAMFDPVNSPRQTLDDIVDLGVVGDQVWRIRDLVSTVDGQFCYTYE; encoded by the exons ATGCCGTCGATGGCTCGATCACTTCTGTTTTTGGTGCTTGCTGCATCATCACTCGTTGGTGCGACTGAAAAAGATGCTGTCCACAAGCTGCAGCAGACAGGTAAAGCTAACCTCGAGCTACGGCTTGCCAAGTCCTCAACATGCACCAAAGAGAACCTTCAGATTCGACGTGAATG GGGCGACATCTCAAAGGCCGAGCGTAGAGAGTACATCGCTGCTATGCTGTGCTTGATGTCTAAACCTTCTCAACTGGACCAGACGGAGTATCCTGGAGCCAAAACACGCTATGATGACTTCGTCGCTGTTCATATGAATCAGACAACGACCATTCATGGGACT GGAAGCTTCCTTGCATGGCATCGCTATTTCACCTGGTCCTTCGAAAGAGTTCTCCGGGAAGAGTGTGGTTACACTGGATCACAGCCG TACTGGAACTGGGGCAAATGGGCATCCGATCCGGTGAAGTCTCCTCTCTTCGACGGCAGCGACACTAGCTTGAGCGGCAACGGTCTCAAAGTTGATCATGAAGATACCGACTACTACCCAGCTGGACCCGGAGGAGGGTGTATTTACTCTGGTCCATTCGTCAA TATGACCGTCCGCCTAGGCCCTCTCTCCCCAATACTCAAACCTGCTCCCGCTGCcaaccccctccccaacGGTATGGGCGACAACCCGCGCTGTGTTCGCCGCGACATCACCAACTATCTTTCCTCGCGCTATACCCGCACCGAAGACATGGTGACCCTGATCGCCGACTCCCCCGACATACTCGCCTTTCAAGACCGCCTGCAGGCTGTGACAGCGCGGCCCTGGGAAGTCGAGGGCACTTACAACCCAGCCGAACACAACGGGATGCCGCTCATGGGCATCCATGCTAGCGGACATCACACCATTGGCGGCGACCCAGGAGGCGATTTTTACACCAGTCCTAATGATCCGGCGTTTTTTAATCACCATGCGGGCATTGATCGAACTTGGGCTATCTGGCAGTGGCTGGACTTGGAGAACCGGACTGAGCAGATTGCTGGTGGCACGGCCATGTTTGATCCAGTGAACAGTCCAAGGCAGACGTTGGATGATATCGTGGATCTGGGAGTGGTTGGAGATCAGGTTTGGAGGATTAGGGACTTGGTCAGTACCGTTGATGGGCAGTTTTGTTATACTTATGAGTAG
- a CDS encoding CDP-diacylglycerol-inositol 3-phosphatidyltransferase PIS yields the protein MPATEKVSRGKDAEPRENVYLFVPNLIGYSRIILAVASLYYMPLHPRTCSLLYSISCLLDALDGYAARYLDQSTRFGAVLDMVTDRCTTACLLVFLASAFPRWSIVFQGLIALDMASHYMHMYATLAMGGSDESHKNVDKSRSFILNLYYTNRTVLFLCCALNEVFFIALYLLSFSSPLLSPGLLEQVPQIKQANPYSAAALELARANKMDSTVPWIIAIVSFPVMMLKQIINVVQLVKASRWLAEGDLEARRERKKTR from the exons ATGCCGGCCACCGAGAAGGTCAGCCGTGGAAAGGATGCTGAGCCACGGGAGAACGTCTACCTATTTGTACCAAACTTGATCG GTTACTCCCGTATCATCCTTGCTGTAGCCTCACTCTACTACATGCCCCTCCACCCCCGAACATGCTCGCTACTCTACAGCATCTCGTGTCTTCTCGACGCCCTCGACGGCTATGCCGCTCGCTACCTTGACCAGTCCACCCGCTTCGGCGCTGTGCTCGACATGGTCACGGACCGCTGCACGACGGCCTGCCTGctcgtcttcctcgcctCCGCCTTCCCCCGGTGGTCCATCGTCTTCCAGGGCCTGATCGCCCTCGACATGGCCAGCCACTACATGCATATGTACGCAACTCTGGCCATGGGCGGCTCGGATGAGAGTCACAAGAACGTCGACAAGTCGAGGAGCTTCATTCTCAATCTCTACTATACCAACAGG ACGGTTCTCTTCCTGTGTTGCGCCCTCAACGAGGTCTTCTTCATTGCCCTCTACctgctctccttctcgagcccGCTCCTCTCGCCCGGCCTCTTGGAACAGGTTCCCCAGATCAAGCAGGCCAACCCCTACAGCGCCGCTGCTCTCGAGCTGGCGCGTGCCAACAAAATG GACTCCACCGTCCCTTGGATCATCGCAATTGTCTCCTTCCCCGTCATGATGCTCAAGCAAATCATCAACGTCGTCCAGCTTGTCAAGGCCAGCAGGTGGCTAGCGGAGGGTGACCTGGAGGCCAGAAGGGAGCGAAAGAAGACCCGTTAA
- a CDS encoding questionable protein, with translation MRRRRVDGGLASEITFYPVGGELKPSRPHRGATRQIRGRLDIQDMMPLQSKIPHQGTINSKLMLPTSTAVGFLTASDSLPNSGWVYQPVPRGAGLVGLVGHHQSLGNS, from the exons ATGAGGCGGAGGCGCGTGGATGGGGGCTTGGCTTCAG AAATAACCTTCTATCCTGTGGGGGGAGAGCTGAAGCCAAGCCGGCCACATCGAGGCGCCACAAGACAAATAAGGGGCCGACTTGATATACAAGACATGATGCCATTGCAAAGCAAGATACCTCACCAGGGAACAATTAATTCCAAATTGATGTTACCGACCTCAACTGCTGTG GGATTTCTCACTGCTTCAGATTCCCTGCCAAACTCGGGCTGGGTCTACCAGCCTGTCCCAAGAGGTGCCGGGCTCGTAGGGCTG GTAGGACACCATCAGAGCTTGGGAAACTCATGA